One Vibrio neonatus genomic window carries:
- a CDS encoding response regulator, whose translation MNKLLILCVDDERDVLDSVVRDLQQFGEFCDIEAAESVAEAREVIAEYQAENTPLAMILCDHIMPKETGVNFLIELHNNPKTLSSKKILLTGQADLNDTVNAINHHCLDFYIAKPWHKDELIKTVTAHLTRYVLDTQPDPMPWAKYLDTAKILQAMSEKRIQFGE comes from the coding sequence ATGAACAAATTATTAATTTTATGCGTCGATGATGAAAGAGATGTTCTCGATAGCGTTGTGCGTGATTTACAACAATTCGGGGAATTTTGCGATATTGAAGCGGCAGAGTCAGTGGCAGAAGCGCGAGAAGTAATTGCGGAATATCAAGCGGAAAACACTCCGTTAGCCATGATTTTATGTGACCATATTATGCCTAAAGAAACTGGGGTGAATTTCTTAATTGAACTGCACAACAACCCCAAAACGCTCAGCAGTAAAAAGATCCTATTAACCGGTCAAGCCGATCTCAACGACACAGTTAACGCGATTAATCATCACTGCCTTGATTTTTATATAGCCAAGCCTTGGCACAAAGATGAGTTAATCAAAACCGTCACCGCGCACCTAACTCGTTATGTGCTAGACACTCAGCCCGATCCTATGCCGTGGGCAAAATACCTAGATACGGCGAAAATATTGCAGGCAATGTCAGAAAAACGCATCCAATTTGGCGAATAA
- the serC gene encoding 3-phosphoserine/phosphohydroxythreonine transaminase — protein sequence MDAIYNFSAGPAGLPKAVMELAQQELVNWNGMGRSVMEISHRSKEFIEVANTAESNLRELLQVPSNYKILFCQGGARAQFSAIPMNLLGTSTKACYVDGGYWAHSAIAEANKYCDVQVIDAKTEIDGKVAITPAASWSVDADAAFVHYCPNETIDGIEINDLPVTDKPIVADMSSTILSRKIDVSKFGVIYAGAQKNIGPAGITLVIVRDDLLDLASEILPSTLSYKLLDEKDSMYNTPPTYAWYLSGLVFKWLKSIGGVAEIEKRNRNKAKALYKAIDESDFYKNDVHPDNRSLMNVPFQLAKPELDAIFLEQAEAKGLVALKGHRAVGGMRASIYNAMPEEGVAALVAFMHEFEAKHAA from the coding sequence ATGGATGCCATTTATAATTTTAGTGCCGGACCTGCAGGCCTACCAAAAGCTGTGATGGAATTAGCTCAGCAAGAGCTTGTAAACTGGAACGGTATGGGTCGCTCAGTGATGGAAATCAGTCACCGCAGTAAAGAGTTTATTGAAGTCGCCAATACCGCTGAAAGTAATTTACGTGAACTGCTTCAAGTACCGAGCAATTATAAAATATTGTTTTGTCAGGGTGGGGCGCGCGCGCAGTTTTCAGCTATACCAATGAACTTACTCGGGACATCCACTAAAGCTTGTTATGTTGATGGCGGATATTGGGCACACAGTGCGATTGCAGAAGCGAACAAATACTGTGACGTTCAAGTGATTGATGCAAAAACCGAAATTGATGGCAAAGTTGCGATTACTCCAGCAGCCTCTTGGTCGGTAGATGCGGATGCTGCATTTGTGCATTACTGTCCAAATGAAACCATTGATGGTATAGAAATCAATGATTTGCCTGTTACTGACAAACCGATTGTAGCGGATATGTCTTCTACCATCTTGTCTCGCAAGATCGATGTGAGCAAATTTGGCGTTATTTACGCTGGCGCGCAAAAGAATATTGGCCCTGCGGGCATTACTTTGGTTATCGTACGTGACGATCTATTGGATCTGGCCAGCGAGATTTTACCTAGCACCTTGAGCTACAAGTTGTTGGATGAAAAAGATTCTATGTACAACACCCCACCCACTTACGCTTGGTACTTATCTGGCTTAGTGTTTAAGTGGTTAAAATCAATCGGCGGTGTGGCTGAGATTGAAAAACGCAACCGCAATAAAGCCAAGGCGCTGTATAAAGCCATTGATGAGTCAGATTTTTACAAAAATGACGTACATCCAGACAACCGTTCATTGATGAATGTGCCGTTCCAATTAGCCAAACCTGAGCTAGACGCTATCTTCTTAGAGCAAGCAGAAGCAAAAGGTCTAGTGGCATTAAAAGGACACCGAGCGGTGGGTGGCATGCGTGCTTCTATTTACAACGCTATGCCAGAAGAAGGTGTAGCGGCGTTAGTTGCCTTTATGCATGAGTTTGAGGCTAAGCACGCCGCTTAA
- a CDS encoding YdgA family protein — MKQLKLMAAAGGAIAIIGIWPLAVGQIGQTILTDGVKNFTNSDVKVELEEYHRGYFTSEAKTLVTVTDPQALAQLQAYRWPTQYEFVHVIHHGLFSIAGETSYAQNPALVLNTKTQLNGNTEFSTDIKDQQFEFDGATPMKVLLESLSLNGSVSVLGQINYQLDMPSVELDYQSGSMVRLSGLASKGDGKVEQELWLGEQTVSIDSFVIDDNEGVNLLEVNGFDYQFQTSEDETADTLQGEYQLAVKDFKNHDGEAANLNLNFSATGFDRSSFLDITQMYQSTPQWTHADTEKVLPKVDALLAKGFTLSLSKFNVDIDEGHFATDWKLDLPAGSADSSKDMLQLLNLFNGNLNAFVSSDLVMAYPFIQQNLDELLIMEVATQTDDGYSLSLQLDDGNIKFANGKEVPVVSLLAPMLMHQVQ, encoded by the coding sequence ATGAAACAATTAAAACTTATGGCCGCTGCCGGCGGTGCAATTGCTATTATCGGGATTTGGCCACTTGCAGTTGGACAAATTGGACAAACGATTCTTACCGATGGTGTGAAGAATTTTACCAATTCAGATGTGAAGGTTGAGCTTGAAGAATACCACAGAGGCTACTTTACCTCTGAAGCGAAAACCTTAGTCACTGTCACTGATCCGCAAGCCTTAGCCCAATTGCAAGCTTACCGCTGGCCTACACAGTATGAATTTGTGCATGTGATTCATCACGGCTTATTTAGCATTGCTGGCGAAACCTCTTACGCGCAAAATCCAGCATTGGTGTTAAATACCAAAACTCAGCTTAACGGCAATACCGAGTTTTCTACTGATATAAAAGATCAGCAGTTTGAATTTGATGGTGCCACGCCAATGAAAGTGCTCTTAGAATCGTTATCATTAAATGGTTCTGTGTCTGTACTTGGACAAATCAATTACCAATTGGATATGCCATCGGTTGAGCTAGATTACCAATCGGGCAGTATGGTGCGCCTTAGCGGTTTAGCCAGCAAAGGCGATGGTAAAGTTGAGCAAGAATTATGGCTTGGCGAACAAACTGTGTCGATTGATAGCTTTGTGATTGATGACAACGAAGGCGTTAACCTTTTAGAAGTGAACGGCTTTGACTACCAATTCCAAACCAGCGAAGACGAAACAGCCGATACTTTGCAGGGCGAATATCAGCTTGCAGTGAAAGATTTTAAAAATCACGACGGTGAAGCGGCGAACCTAAACCTGAACTTTAGCGCAACGGGTTTTGATCGTTCTTCTTTCTTAGACATCACGCAAATGTACCAAAGCACCCCACAATGGACGCACGCTGATACGGAAAAAGTATTACCTAAAGTGGATGCATTGCTGGCAAAAGGGTTCACTTTGTCGCTGAGCAAGTTCAATGTGGATATTGATGAAGGGCATTTTGCAACGGACTGGAAACTGGATTTGCCAGCAGGCAGTGCAGACTCATCAAAAGACATGCTGCAATTGCTGAACCTATTCAACGGTAACTTGAATGCGTTTGTATCGAGCGATTTGGTGATGGCTTATCCGTTCATTCAGCAAAATCTAGATGAACTGTTGATCATGGAAGTGGCGACGCAAACCGATGATGGCTATAGCTTGTCACTACAACTTGACGACGGAAACATTAAATTTGCCAATGGCAAAGAGGTTCCTGTGGTGTCGTTATTGGCTCCGATGCTGATGCATCAAGTTCAATAA
- a CDS encoding BamA/TamA family outer membrane protein produces MMRTLCRCTLGLGLASLGANFSYATSFTDPLDGQFDMGEYLAENAYGFLPIPVIITEPAVGYGFGMVGMFLHETEAQKEQRRKVALQSVDGGARLIPPAVTVAGGAMTENGTWFALLGHRRVWKEDSIRYLGGIGFGSAIMQFYPFSSDALKDKGVELETEGFGGIQKLQFRLPDTSLFVGVQQFYADSEVTLNSGIGNGNSYSLGKTKSSGLGFNLEYDAKNSLFYPTSGWDFNAEYLWFREGFGSDNNYETFLAASRVYLPIAAQWTLAFAAEYNALTTNESRLPPLAYPDINLRGIAANRYQGNHTSSYQSQLMWQFTPRWSVSLFGGVGGNSGIGSSNEGASSMFDDMHWAYGTGFRYLIARRYGIHSGIDIAFSEEDSAFYFNVGTGL; encoded by the coding sequence ATGATGAGAACCTTGTGTCGATGTACGTTAGGGCTTGGATTAGCCAGTTTGGGTGCCAATTTTTCTTACGCAACCAGCTTTACTGATCCATTGGATGGTCAGTTCGATATGGGAGAGTACCTAGCGGAAAACGCTTACGGATTTTTGCCTATTCCAGTCATCATCACCGAACCTGCGGTGGGCTATGGATTTGGCATGGTGGGGATGTTTTTACACGAAACGGAAGCGCAAAAAGAGCAAAGGCGCAAAGTAGCATTGCAATCTGTCGATGGCGGAGCGCGGCTTATTCCTCCTGCGGTAACGGTGGCAGGTGGCGCCATGACAGAAAACGGCACATGGTTTGCTTTATTGGGGCATCGCCGAGTGTGGAAAGAAGATTCGATTCGCTATTTAGGCGGGATAGGATTTGGCTCCGCTATTATGCAGTTTTACCCATTTTCGTCTGATGCATTAAAAGACAAAGGGGTGGAGTTAGAAACCGAAGGTTTTGGCGGCATACAAAAACTGCAATTTCGCCTGCCAGATACTTCGCTGTTTGTTGGTGTTCAGCAGTTTTATGCCGACAGTGAGGTGACGCTAAATAGCGGTATTGGTAATGGCAATTCGTACAGCTTAGGCAAAACTAAGAGCTCTGGGCTAGGGTTTAATCTTGAATATGACGCGAAAAACAGTCTGTTTTATCCGACCAGTGGTTGGGATTTTAATGCCGAGTATTTGTGGTTTCGAGAAGGGTTTGGCAGTGACAATAACTATGAGACGTTTTTAGCCGCTAGCCGAGTGTATCTGCCTATTGCGGCGCAATGGACGCTCGCCTTTGCCGCGGAATACAACGCATTAACCACCAATGAATCGCGCCTGCCTCCTTTGGCGTACCCAGATATTAATTTGCGCGGCATTGCCGCTAATCGATATCAAGGAAACCATACCAGCTCTTATCAAAGCCAATTAATGTGGCAGTTTACCCCTCGTTGGAGTGTCTCTTTGTTCGGCGGAGTAGGTGGCAATAGCGGTATTGGGTCGTCTAATGAAGGGGCCAGCAGTATGTTTGATGACATGCATTGGGCGTATGGCACGGGTTTTCGTTATCTCATTGCTCGCAGATACGGCATTCACAGCGGAATAGACATCGCATTTAGTGAAGAGGATAGCGCTTTTTACTTTAATGTGGGAACAGGATTGTAA
- a CDS encoding ATP-binding protein encodes MAQYCVLCIEDCPYSLSLLQLAFKPFERKFTLLFAKDVLQAQQHIEYIKQNKAEIALVMASQSLYHDSSQLLPEIGRNYPNCRKILACDPNQLQSLVVAINEGRLDHCFTYPLQADNTHTVIKKELTEFIISQAKIDWLPYGSVLDSQKIMRAHIEKRIHAYRSDFIRDYHSISDDELSEKVCAELDRFFTKHNKDNTIRYYSPSHLLTKEGSSNQYLWFILDGKVALYKQDEHGKRREVALHGKGGIIGGMSFVSGEQSFSTALTLSPTKVIKLSKNTFTKVMHSNSSLLPLFTNLLLRHFNRRLQGSIHTKLQLEHTFESLKAAQSQLVENEKMVVLGQLVAGVAHELNNPISAILRSSDTLIHEITRDTEYFNPISKRLSKGVLERALVSNPLPTALLRQKSNAITHLVESKQQAKMVIMMGLESEIEQLSQDPQMGIILSELEHYYTAGTTLRSINVCSSRIADMVKSLKSYARSDEESIKKVDIHEGIEDTLVIFENRLKNVDVERNYHSIGPTLCQPNALQQVWTNLVSNALDAMNSDGKLIIHSRLIDDVIEVIVEDNGQGIDPLQLEHIFELNFTTKKQGDFGLGIGLSVCNQIIHQHQGSISVKSEIGKGTQMIVRLPFKP; translated from the coding sequence ATGGCTCAATATTGCGTTCTTTGTATCGAAGACTGTCCTTACTCACTGTCGTTGTTACAACTTGCCTTCAAACCTTTTGAGCGCAAGTTTACACTGCTGTTTGCAAAAGATGTACTACAAGCGCAGCAGCATATTGAATATATCAAACAAAACAAGGCTGAAATTGCCCTAGTGATGGCATCGCAAAGCCTGTATCACGACAGTTCTCAGTTGTTGCCTGAGATTGGACGCAACTACCCCAACTGCCGAAAAATCCTCGCCTGTGACCCAAATCAATTGCAAAGCCTAGTGGTGGCGATCAATGAAGGGCGTTTAGACCACTGTTTTACCTACCCTTTACAGGCCGACAATACCCATACCGTCATTAAGAAAGAACTAACAGAATTTATTATTTCTCAGGCCAAGATAGATTGGCTCCCTTACGGTTCGGTATTAGACAGCCAAAAAATCATGCGCGCACACATAGAAAAACGCATCCATGCCTATCGCAGTGATTTTATTCGTGACTATCACTCCATCAGTGATGATGAGTTATCAGAAAAAGTGTGTGCCGAACTAGACCGCTTTTTCACCAAACACAATAAAGACAATACCATACGCTATTACTCACCCTCACATTTGCTCACCAAAGAAGGCTCATCTAATCAGTATTTGTGGTTTATTCTGGATGGGAAAGTCGCGCTATATAAACAAGATGAACACGGTAAACGCCGAGAAGTTGCCCTGCACGGCAAAGGTGGCATCATTGGCGGCATGTCTTTTGTCAGTGGCGAGCAGTCCTTTTCTACCGCTTTAACCTTAAGCCCCACTAAGGTCATCAAGCTCAGCAAAAATACCTTTACTAAGGTCATGCACTCCAACAGCAGTTTGTTGCCGCTTTTTACCAACTTGCTATTGCGCCACTTTAACCGTCGATTGCAAGGCAGTATCCATACTAAATTACAACTTGAGCACACTTTTGAATCGCTCAAGGCGGCGCAATCACAACTGGTCGAAAACGAAAAAATGGTGGTGCTAGGGCAACTGGTTGCCGGCGTAGCGCATGAGCTCAACAACCCTATCTCAGCCATATTACGCAGCTCAGATACCTTAATTCACGAAATTACCCGTGATACCGAATACTTCAACCCTATCAGTAAACGCCTCAGCAAAGGCGTACTAGAGAGAGCCTTAGTTTCAAACCCTCTGCCTACAGCGCTATTAAGGCAAAAATCTAATGCCATCACCCATCTTGTAGAAAGCAAACAACAAGCCAAGATGGTGATAATGATGGGATTAGAATCAGAAATAGAACAGCTGAGCCAAGACCCGCAAATGGGCATTATTTTGAGCGAACTTGAGCATTATTACACCGCAGGCACCACTCTTCGCTCTATAAACGTTTGCTCAAGTCGCATTGCCGATATGGTGAAAAGCCTAAAGAGCTACGCTCGCTCTGATGAAGAGTCGATTAAAAAAGTGGATATTCATGAAGGCATTGAAGACACCTTAGTTATTTTTGAAAACCGTCTGAAAAACGTCGATGTAGAGCGTAATTACCATAGTATCGGGCCGACTCTGTGCCAACCTAATGCGCTGCAACAAGTGTGGACCAATCTGGTTTCCAACGCGTTAGATGCCATGAATAGCGATGGCAAACTCATTATTCACAGCAGACTTATCGACGATGTCATAGAAGTGATTGTTGAAGATAACGGACAAGGCATTGATCCGTTACAATTGGAGCACATATTTGAGCTCAATTTCACCACCAAAAAACAAGGCGACTTTGGACTTGGCATTGGATTATCGGTATGTAACCAAATTATCCACCAGCACCAAGGAAGCATCAGCGTTAAATCTGAAATCGGTAAAGGCACGCAAATGATTGTGCGTCTGCCCTTCAAGCCATAA
- a CDS encoding DUF4250 domain-containing protein, whose translation MDLSNIKRWDSNILLGIVNEKLRLECDSIEELASVYEIDASGLADKLAGVGYQYDPLTNQFKSHEF comes from the coding sequence ATGGATTTAAGTAATATTAAACGTTGGGATAGCAACATCTTGTTGGGTATCGTCAATGAAAAACTTCGTCTTGAGTGTGACAGTATCGAAGAGCTAGCAAGTGTGTATGAAATTGATGCCAGTGGTTTAGCCGATAAACTTGCAGGCGTGGGTTATCAGTACGATCCTTTAACCAATCAGTTTAAATCCCATGAGTTTTAA